In Anaerobaca lacustris, the genomic stretch CTTCTGGGCGAATTATAGGACATCGGGGCGGCATAGAGCAACAGACGCCGGCTGGAAGCCCACGGGGATGCCGGGGATGGGCCGGTGGAAAATGAAAAGGGGGCGACCTGTATCCGTCGCCCCGTCTCCGTGCCCGGGACTGCCCGAGATCCGATCCGGCCGCGGTCGCGCCGGCGCAGGCCGCGAGCCATGATGTCATCCGGGCGGACACGAGCGACCGGACCCCATGGGCCGGCCGCTCGCCCTCGGCGAAACTCACATACCCAGACGCGCCTTCATCAAGGCCATCTGCATCGAGTTCGTGGGGCCCAGCAGAGATTGGGGACCCAGCAGAGATGAAAGACCAAACAGCGACTGCGTGCCCAGCAGCGACTGCGTGCCGAAACCAAGACCACCGATCCCAAAAAGACTCGATGCCCCCAACAGGCCTCCCAGGGGGCGCGTGCCGCTCGACACATTGATGTTGGCCACCGTGTGGCCCCCATCGCCGACCTGATTCAGATCGATCGTCACACTCTGCGTCGATTGCCCATTTTGATTGCCCTGCAGCAGGTCGAGCAGATTGACCGAGCCAATGTCCATTCCCTGGTTCTGAAGGAGACCTCCGAACGCGCCGGAAGCCGCCAACAGAATGAGAATGATCGAACAAGAAACACCTTTTCTAACCATTCCTGGACTCCTTTCAACATGGGTGCTGTTCACTCCGTTTCGGGTTGCCGATCACGTGTCGGCATTCCCAACACACCCTTTGTGCCTGAACTGCGCTGTCCTGGTGGATGGACCCTCACCTCTTCTCCTTCCCGCTGTCCACGGAGGACGCCCGGAAGCGACCGAGGTTGAAGAAGCCCCCTGATCCAGGTTCGCCGCATCGTGAGAAGAGCCTGATCGCCATAGCTGTCGCGGCACACCCGACCAGAGGGCTTCGCGGCATCCAGGCGGATCGCCTTTGCAGGGCGTCGCAGACCAGACATCAAACGGCAACGCACCCTCGCAGCGGCACATCCGACAGGACCCACGTACCATCCTGCCAGTCGATTACTGCATGGCCCCGGATCCCTGGATCTGCTCGCCGACGACTGTCATGCCCGTCATGATGCTGCCGGCCGAGCCGGGCTGGCCCGACAGGTCCGACGTCTGCATGCCCATCACGGTCGTCGCCTCATCCAGCGTACCGATGGCGTTCGCCCCACTCTGGCCCCCGTTGAGCACGATCGTGTGCAGCGCGCTGGCCGCACCGGCGCCGTTGGCCCGGCCCAGTTCCTGCATGGCCGTCATGTCCAGGCTGCTGCCCTGGAATTTCGGACTGATGCAATCCCCGATGTTCTGCCACTGGCCGCCGAGAACACCGAGGTTCTGCGTGGCGGCAACCAGCCCGCACTCACCCATCGCGCCCAGGGCCTGGCCGATCGAACCGAAGAAACCCTGTCCGGCAGCGCCGACGATACTCTGCTGATTGTCGACGACGAGGTTCTGAAGCGATTCGCCCACCTGCTCGCCCTGAGCCAACTGGATCAGATTGATGCCCTGAATGCCGGTGAGCTGTTCCTGCTCGGCGCCGGCGAAAGCGCCACTCGCAACGAGGCCGATCACGATCATGGAAGATGCAATTGCTTTGAACATTATTCAGACTCCTTCTGCTATGTGTTGTCCAATCCTTTGAACGTCGCCGAATTCCGTTCGACGACTGCGCTGCGCGTTGAAAGACACTCCTTCACTTGCCGAGGTACGACCTCCCTTCTCTTCCCCTCCTCGTTTGTCATGGCAAACATCCACACCGTCTCGCAAGGACAAAGCCCTCTGATGCAGGCACGCCGTGTCCCGAAGGAGCCTGAACCAACGCGGTCTGCTGCGGTACGCCTGATCAGAGGGCTCGTAGGTCATTCCGTGGACAAGAACGAGGTTGTCACTTTGCCAACCCAGAAGCCAGGAGGCTACACATCAGTGTCCTCTCCAGACCCGTCCGATGCACCCTCTATCAAGAGCGATTGCCAATTCCCTTGCGATTCATGGCCCGGGACACAGGCGACGGCGGGCCCTCCGGCAGCCAAGTCGGCAACATGTTCCGTCCCGACCCGGCTGCCGAACGAAGCCCGACTGGACTCCCATGAGACTAATACTGGCCGGCGCTGATGTCGGCGCCGCCAGCGACCTGCATGCCGCCGCCAGGACCGCCACCGACGGCATCATACAGGCTCACGCCAATTCCTTGCACGTTGGCGCTGCCGCCCCACGGCGTGAACGTCAACTGCGTCTGCACGCCCACAAACGTCTGGAGACCGAGGGCCGAACCCTGTCCACCGATCTTGGTGACATCCTGCGCGAGCCAGGCATTGAGATCCTGGCCCTGCAACCCGCTGGCCGGAACCTGCGTTTGCCATCCGCCCCCATACGCAACCTGATCGACGTCGAAAAAGCCGACCATCCCGACGGCACCGGCGCTCTGCATCAGCGCCCCGGTCGTGCCCTGGAACGCGGTCGTATGGGTGGGACGATGCGTCCCCAATTGCGAGATATCCGTGGTCAGTGCGTTGATGTTTCCGGCCGCTCCGTCTCCCACAACGGTCACGCCGTTTTTTCCGAGCAGCCCTGTGGCCTGGTGTTGAACCAGTCCGACGGCCGTCGCACCAGACGCAACGAGCAGCAGTAACGCAGCCGATACTGCGAATCCCTTGTACATTGTACGAACTCCTTTTCTTCGTTACTTCGATTGTCACACTCTGGCACAACACCACAGTGCAATGGGGAGCCCCGGGGCCCATCGCCCTGTCGCGGCCCGAGGGTCGCTTCAGGGCTCCCCGCCCATTCATCGACAGACGCCTCTGCACCGATGGCGTCAGAACGTCCGTTCGACTACTGGGCTGTCTGCGTCTGAAGCGTGGTCACGGACATCGTGCTGCCCACCTCGCCTTGGGCGCCGGGCTCGCCGTACAGGGTCGACGTCTGCATCCCCATGACGGTCGCGCTCTCGGTCATCTGCCCGGAGGCGTTGTTGACGCTCTGGCCCGCGTTGACGACCACCGTGTGCAGCGCGTCGCCGAATCCCTGGCCGCCGGCCTTGCCCAGAAGCTGCGTGGCCGCAACGTCCAGACTCTGGCCCTGGACCTTCTGGCCCACGCCTTCCACGACACCCTGCGTCTGCAGGCTCTCGATCCCGAGATTCTGGAGCACGCCCACGTTGCCGCAGTAACCCCAAGCCGTCGCGGCCTCACCGACCGACGCGAACAGGTTCTGCGAGGCCTGCGTCCCGCACATGCCCGTCGAGCACTGCGAGTTGTCAACCACCAGGTTCTGCATGGAGCTGGCCTGCTGATCGCCCTGCAACAGCTCCAACACATTGGCCAAACCGATTCCGGTGCTCTGGATGTGCTGCAGTTGAGCGAATGCGCCCGCGCCCATCACCAGAACGAACACCATCGAAGCTGCAATCAATTTCGACATTTTTCAGACTCCTTCTATTCCGTGTTGTTCACTCCTTTTTGGACCGCCGACAACGTATCGGCGATCACAACACACGTGTGCTGCCAACCTGCTTCGCCCACTCCCTGGGCCTGTCACCTCCTTTCCCCCCCCGGGACCTCTTGACCCTGACTTCCTGTCCACACTGCTTCTACACAGACAACCATTCGCCACACCGTGGTCGATCGGCTACAGAGGGAACGCCATTCTGTAGAGATTCTGACTGACATCCACGCCGGCGGCGTTGGGGCCCGCCGACTCGTCTGAAGGCATGTACTCCTGGTCTCTCGCCGCCTCAGCGGGCGCCGGCGCACCGGCCGAAGCCGCCGTCGGCATCGCCGCCGCCTGCTGCGGGGCCGTCCCATTGGCGCCCGAGACGGCTGCCGCCGTTTGCGGTCGGACGCGAATCCGATCGTACAGCGACGACGGGATCTGTCGGCGATCGAGCATCTCCGGACAGTAACGGTACGCCGTGGCGCTCATCACCGCCTTGCCCTTGCCTTCGGTGACGCCCTTCGTCTGGCCGCCCAGCAACGACAACGAGTAATTCGCCTGGCTGTAGCCGCCGCCGCCGCTGAGGCTCGTCGTCGCCCCGACCGTCACGCCCTTCATGCCGCCCGAGATCAACAGAAGGTCGACGTCCCACGGCAGCGTCTCCGCCACCGCCGCGTTGTACACCTGGTCCCAGTTGCGGTTGGCGTTGCCTTCGAGGCTGAGCCGGCCCACGTAGGCGTAGCCCTCTTCTTCGAGACGCAGCGGATCGACGTAGCTGTCGATGAACACCAACAGCGGCTTGCCCGCCGGCCGCCGATCGCGAATCACCGAATTGGCGATCTCGAAGCCCCGTCCGTGATGGTAGCGGTCGGGCCCACCGAACAACGTCGTGACGCCGTTGAGCACCCCGCCGAGAACCTCCAGCGGGCCGTTGTACGACAGCGACCGGAGGATGCCGCGCACCTCATACATGTCCTCTTCGCTCGTCGGGTCGAACACGCGCTCGTAGACGCGGTCGTGCGAGGTCGGCCCGTTCGGGAAATAGGCCTTGATGGTCCCCCACCCTCCGTGATTCCACATCGGCAGATACGGCGGGTACGTCGTCAGCGGAGCAACCCGCGTCTTGTACTTCGAAATGGACGTCGGGGCATAGAACAGCACCGCGCTGGAGTCGCTCCCCTCGGAATACGCCGAGCCTCCGCCGGCCCACGCGACCGAGTCGGAATTGGACGACGAAACGGCGTTGCCGCCCCCGATGGCCTGCGTGTTCTGGACCTGCGACGGATTGCTCTGGACCGTCGTGCTCATCTGGTAGCCGCTCGACTCCGCGACGGGTCCGGCGGCAAGAATGAGCGCAACAACAATCGATACGACACTGACTCTTTTCATCATCGTTCTCCTTAACCATCACCCTTCTGTCCGTATTCGGCGCAAACCGGCGGGACACCCTCTGGAGATTCGAGAGCCAGAGGCTCCGGATTCACCAGAACTCCTGCTTGCGCAACATGGAACCATCACCCTGGCGCGAGGGATTCCCCTCGCGCAGTCACTTGCGAAACACCCTCCAAGCATTTCTGCGAGTGCCTCCGACCGGCGCTCCGTCCGCCGCGCGTCCGCGCATCAAGAGCCGCCGGGTTGCCCCGAGAGCATCAGCCTCGTGAGCAGATCGTTCGTGAAACACCCTCCAAGCGTTTCTGCCTTTGTCATCTCCTCCACCCGGCACGCCGCAACGGCCGGGACGTACCACGTTTCAAACGTTCACACCATGACCGGCGTGGATGGATTCGTGCAACCGATGGGTGGGACGGGTTCCGGCTCATCCCCAAACCGCAGGACGATCCGGCCGCTTTGATGTGAGCGGGGATAACAGTCCCTGTCCTTAGCACACGCACAGCATCCATGCTTCGTACCCTGTCAAACCCCGCACCGTTTGAACACAATACGAATGAGCTTACTGTTTTTGCCCAGTCTATGCTTATGGGACGTTTTGTCAAGAACAAAATCCCCCTTCCACGCTTTTTTCCAACCGAATCGACGCCGCCGTCACTCGTCACGCGTGACTCGTCGCCCGTCCCCCGCGGACCCGCCGGGACGGGGGAGCGTAGAGGCGTGGGAGCGTGAATGCGTCAAACGTGAACCGTCGCGCGTCGTTCGTCTCTCGTCGCTCGCTTCAACCTCCGGCCTGCCGCCCGCATCCCTTTGGCATGCTGAGCCCCGGTCCTGTGCGGCGGCAAATCCGAAATCCCAAAGGCGAGATCCGAAACAAACCCCAAGGGCCGAAACCCAAATGAGAGAAACCCGCATCGGCGGATCGCGCCTTCAACGGCCCGTTTTGGACATTGAATCTTCGGCCGTTCGTGCTTGTTTCGAGCTTCGAAGTTCGAATTTCGTGCTCCGGATTCTGCCCCCTCTCCCTCCGTCAATGCGCCCACGCCGGCAAAAAGCCCGCCCTGACCTGGACATCGTAGCCGCAAGAACACACCGCGTGCCCTCGACAATAACCGGCAACTGGAGATGTGACCCCGGATTACCCCCCGCGAAGGTCAGGCACGCGGCGGAACACCAAGGATTGGCGACAGAGCGGGTATGACCTTATCGAGAAGTGCACTCTCGAAGCTGGGGCTGCCTTCGGTAATATTCAGCTCAGGGGCATTGAGGATGATCTTTTCGCTCTGATCGTATGCCTCAAAGAACTCGTTGTACTTCGAATTGACCTGGTCGAGGTAGTCGTAGGTCATCGGAGCCTCAAGATCGCGAGCCCGTTTTCTGATCCGCTCCCAGAGAAACTCGGTCGGGCTCTTCAAACAGATCAGTACATCGGGAGTGGGGATGCGCTGCCTGAGGAAATCATAGGTTAGGGTGAAGAGCCTTTGCTCATCGGGGTCCGTTAGAGTCAGGTCGGCAAAGAGGCGGTCTTTGTCGAAAATGAAATCGGCGAAGACAAGTTGGTCGAACACCCCATCTTGCTGGGCGCGCCGAAGTTGGTGGTAGTGAATGAGGATGAAGTTCATCTCCGTCTGGAAGGCATTACGTTCGGGATCAAGGTAGAACTCCGCGATGAATGGATGCCTGCTTGTCTCTTCAAGTAGCGGAGTACCGGCATATCGCATCGAAAGCAGTCTTGCCAAGGTCGTCTTGCCCGTGCCAATACACCCTTCCATCGATGCGTACATGCTATTCCACCTCTTCCGACAGTTGCGTATCAGTCTCAATAGGACTCTCAGGAGAAAGCGGAGCTAGATCTGTTTCAGGAGTAGCAATGGCGGGCGCGGGCTGCATCTGTCCTTCAAGATCATGGATTACGTTCCGAGTCCAGCAGAAGTGCGCATAGATCCCAGTCCAGGTTGCCACTATGATCGCAAGAAAGGCTAACACAACCACAATTCCGGATATCCAGCCAACCCTTCGCAAGTCTCGTGTTTCCTCTGCCACCTTGTTTTCCATTTCGTGGGTGACCTTGTCCAGAGCCGTTCCGACCCGAGTTACCTCCTCTCTGAGTTCAGCAACTGAACTGGTATGCGTGTCCTGTTTTATCCAGTACTTGTGAATTGGTCTTTCAGGAAGAGGAAAATCTACAATACATTTCCGGCCTTCGACTCCACCGATAGAGCCCTCTTTTCGAAGCGAGTCTGGCGACCAATTCCTTCGATTCTGTTCCCAGAAGCTATCCGCTCCGAAAGAAGTCGTCTTCATGAAGCATATCGTAATGATCTCCTCCTGAACCTCTATCGGCTTGTCTTGGTTTGTGAAGTTGAAAATAGGATAGTAGATATGACCCGAGTATCCTGGGTCAATGAGTGTGCTTCTTCCGGCCAGAAAACCTCGATAGACCTGCTTAACCTTAAGGTCGTGCTGAGCGATGAGATAGTATGGCAGATTCAGTTTCTCGAATATCTTGATGTAGATGAGCCCGTTCTTCGGGACTACGATTTGGTTTCGCCCATTAGGTTCGCGGCGCTCGTCTTCCAGCCAGTACTCGTCCCCAACGCGGAGGGTATACGAAGCTGCGTGGAGCAGACTACGCTCAAATGGGGCAATCAGTCCGACCATATCCACGTAGTATTCGATCCGGTCTGACAGAAGAAGTCCGCGCTCTCCATCGGGGTCCGGATCTCGCCATAGAGCATCCTGCCTGAAGGTATTCTTCGCCATCCTCATCCCTCTTCTACCCAATATCAGATGGAGACACGTGGATTCCTGCATCCCACAACGGTGGTTTTGGCAATCGCTCGGCGATCGATCAGCTCCTCGTTGGCCGGGCCAGTCCCGACAAGAGGAACAGGAGTGTCTAACTGAGTTTCCAGTTCTTCAATGAATACCTTTGTGTCAGCAGACAACCCTTCAAGAGCGACCTTACTTCTATTTCTGTAGTCAAAATAGTCTGTTCCGAGGACTGCGATTTGCGTCGGGCGATTGACAGCACGGGCCTTCTGAACAAGTTTCAGATCGAAACGACCAATACGGCGCAAACGCTTTGTCACGCTCGTGAATTCCTGTATAGGCTCTGGGTAGCCACTCGTCTGTTGGAGTTCTTCCCACGTAATTTCGCTTGCGAGTGGGCCCGAATTGCCGCCTACGCGGATCGGGAAGGTGCGAATCGCCATGATGATATCCGTGACGGTCCGAGGGCTCAGGCCGACCTCGCTCAGGAAGGCACTCGCCGTTGTGTCCCTGCTCGTGACATACGGATAGTCGGGCGAATGATAGAGAGATAATCCAAAGCCCTGAGTACCTTCGATGATGATTGCTTTGCTCTGGTCGACACCGTCGTTCAATTCCTCTGAAACGTCGGTAACAAATTCCTTCAACTCAGGCGTGTCTTCGACACGTTTGAATTCGGGGTCTCTGAGCACTCGTTTGGCGACACCCCTTCCCATGCCCGAAAGCGTCGAGCCCAGTCTTTCTCGCAGCGCCAGCCCTTCTTCCTCCAGCGATTCTGTCTCAGTGATGACGCCTGTCTTGTAGTCGATGCCAAGGCGTCCCCGTTCAAGGCCCCATGCCTCGATTTCGTCGAGAAGGACTTTGGGATTCACGATCGCGCCGGGCGCGATGAGAAGACGCGTCTTGGGGTTGATCACGCCGACAGGTAACTGGCGAAACACAAATCGTCTGCCCTGATAGTCGACCGTATGCCCAGAATTGGGGCCGCCGCATCTGACAACAAAATCGGCGTTATCACGTACCGCCAGATAGGACGTGATCTTGCCTTTTCCCTCTCCGCCATACTGACCGCCCACGACTACGGTAACGCTCATCGAATCTCCTCAACGGTAAGCCTGAGGGATGATCAGGTAGCCTTCCTGCTCGTTCCCCAGACCTTCGTAACTGCCCGCAAGATAAAAATAGGCCACCAACGCAGACGTCACGGCATCCAGTTCGTCGTGATTGATTTTGCCATTGTTGAAGTCGCCATCGATTCCGAAGTCCAGGAGACCCTGCTTCAATTCCTGTATGTCCACCTTCTTTCGGATTATACCAATAATGTCCTGGGCTGCACCAGGATAGCTTTCGATTACCTCGAAACCCAACTGCTTGAATTCCTCAGCGAGGCGTATGCCCCGTCGAGTCAAGCCTCTCATGCTGGGCAACAGGCACGGATAGACGTAGATACCGCGTCGGCGAAGCGTGCGTTCGCATCCCCGCATGATACCCAGTTCTGCAATGGCCTTTGCCTCCGGGCCAGGCCCAGCTCTCTTCCCACCGGGGATCGATAAAGGGGAATCTATCGAGACGATCCTGGGTGCCGCTTTGACCGTTTCCGCGATCAGCTCCTCATCCGTGTTGATCAGCCTCGCTTCGGCGTGGTTTCCCTGCAACACGGCCCACCCGCTCGCCCTCTTTTCCGAGCCGGTCAAGTCGATCCCGACAACGGGCGGCGCTTCCTTGGCACCACCCAGCTTGCGCAGCAAAGGGGCGATCGTCCTTTGCTTCTTCCTCGGGATCACCATCAGGTAGGTCTTCTTGCCCGCGCGCAGCTCGACCTGTGTATCGCCGACTCGACGAACACCCGTTGGTCTGCTCTTAGGGGGCCGCTCAATCTCCTGGATGGGCCTCCGGGCATGCTCGGCTGCGGGCAGAACGCGTTTCTGCATCAGGTCATAGCCGATATCCATGAGCGTCTGCAGGTTCCTGACGTCTTCCCGATTGTAGTCGACGAGCATTCGGAGACCTTCGATATTGCCGTGTACGTACCTGTTCCAGAAAACGGTCGCATCAAAGCCGTCAAGCCCTGCCATCTCATCGGGCCTTCGGATGCCAAGGTCGCGTTCGACGACCTTCAGACCGCCGGCAAAGCCAAGCCTTCGAAGGAAGAACCGCAGATCGATATGCGCAGGCCACGCGATACAAGGGAATCTCTTTCGCAGGAACGGAACGTCAAAGAGGCTCCCATTGAACGTGATCATGAGTTGGTAGCTGGCAAAGTCCTTGGGGAAATCGTCGAGGTTGTGCCCGGCGATGTAAGCCTTGTATTCCCGCCCATCAAAGAGCCCGACGAGGGTAATCTCATCGTAGTAAGGCGAGAGGCCCGTCGTCTCGATATCGACAAAGGCCACACGATCTTTGAACTCAGGATACAGACGCCAGAACTCCGACTTGGGTAGCAAGCTGGCGAAGAAGGCCGCATCTTTCTTCTCCAGTCGCTCCGAACAAGCGGCAAGCCATGTCTTGATCTTGCCTATTTTGCCGGGCGAAAGGTCGAGAGCGGCTTCATTGGCCTCGAACTCCTCCCAAGAGTGAACGCCCTTCCTCCATATCTCTTCTTCGCTCTTTAGGCCGACACCTGGAACTTGTATGAAGCTGTTCGTCAGCATCTTATCCCTCGGCATCTCTTCCGCGTGATTGTGAGTTTGGCTGCTCTTCCACCAGTTGGTGAAGTTTCAGCAGGTAGTCCGTCACCGTCATCCCCAATTCGCCGGCCACGCGCTTAAGACCCTTATGATCTATCTCAGACACGCGCATAGTGACCATCTTGTTCTTGCGTAGGGCCTTCTTCAGTCGCTTGGCTCGCATGTGCCTCGTCCGTTGTGCAAATCGATCCGAAACCTTCTGCGTTGCCTTTCGCTTTGCCATGTTACGTGGCTTCTTTCAGGATGCGGTAGTCGTTGCCTAGAACCAAGGCCCCCATCTCGGCACCCTGCGCTTCCATACCCTGCCTTGGGTTGCCTGTTCTTCCCCCGGAGAGCCTCACATGGGCCACCGCTTTTTTCGTCTGCTGTCTGGTTCTCACACGGTCTCCTTTCGGCTCATGTGTATAGATAGTAATATATACATTCACGGGCGATGCGTCAACGAATCTCTCGAAAATGTGCTGACAAACTGCCCGGTTTGATGGTGCCGTGTCTGGGGGAATTCGGGGGACGGAATTCGCGGGAGGAATTCGCGGGACAGCTCAGAATGGCGGTCCGTTAAGGCAATCCTCGTCGCTTTGATCCGCGTTCTTGGGTCAGGAACGGGGATTTCATGCGTGGTACATCCCTTAACGGACCGCCATGCGGGACAGCTTACTCATTTCGGGGGGCCTGGCGGCTTCGGGTTCGTCGTGGCATCGGGGTCCGTGCTTGCTGGCTCGGCGGAAGCTCGCCTACGTGCGAAGGGGGCAAGGGGCTGTTGCAGGGCCCCTGTGCGCGGCGGCTCCGAGCGACCCGCGACGAGATACGAGATACGAAAGGGGTGCGAGCATCTGCTTGAGGCGGACAAAGGCGCGGACGACGAAGAGACTGGCCTGCACGGCTCGTTCGGAGTTCAATACGCCGGCCGCCCCGAGCGACCAGCGACGGCTCGCGAGATACGAGATTCGAGCGACGAGATGCACGCAGACGGCTTGGTGGGCGGTGCCCACCCTACGGGATATCCCCCCGCAACTCCGCTCGGGGCAGGGTGTTGCGAGCGCATGAGAACGGCGGCGCAGGTCGCCAAGGGCCTGCGCCGCCGGAGCGAATCGTGATGCGCGTCGGTCGGGGTGCTTATTGGATTTCGACGACGGAGTTGAGTTCGCCGTAGGGGTTCAGCTCGGTGCGTTCGTTGTAGGGGTCCTGCTGCCACTGGCCGTCGACGACGAGGCGGTAGCGGTAGGTGCCGTTGGGCAGCTTGAGCTTGGCCTGCCAGACGCCGCTGTCGCCGACGCGTTCCATGCAGGTGGCGTCGGGTTGCCAGTTGTTGAAGTCGCCGGCGATCTGCACGTTCGAGGCGCGTGGATAGAGCGTGACGAAGACGACGGCGTCGCGGATCTGGCTGACGCCGTAGTAGTCCGACAGCTTCGTGTCCATCGTCGGCGACGATTGGGTGAAGGACTCGACGGATGTCTCAAAGGTCGCTCCGGCCGATTCGGGAAGCGAGATGGGCTCTTCTTCGAGCTCCAGCGTCTCGGCCACGGGGGAGGACGCCGACTCGACCGCCGCCGGCGCCGGGGCTGGGGCCGCCTGCACCTCAGGTTGGACCTGCGGTTGCGGCTCCGGCTGCGTCGTCCGAAGCAGCTCCGTCGCGCTCGCCCCGATCGATTCGAGCTGGTCCGCCAGCGTGTCCACCAGACGCTTGCTCTTGGTCACCGAACCCTCTTCGGCCCCGATCAGCTCCTGCGCCAGCGA encodes the following:
- a CDS encoding deoxynucleoside kinase, whose protein sequence is MYASMEGCIGTGKTTLARLLSMRYAGTPLLEETSRHPFIAEFYLDPERNAFQTEMNFILIHYHQLRRAQQDGVFDQLVFADFIFDKDRLFADLTLTDPDEQRLFTLTYDFLRQRIPTPDVLICLKSPTEFLWERIRKRARDLEAPMTYDYLDQVNSKYNEFFEAYDQSEKIILNAPELNITEGSPSFESALLDKVIPALSPILGVPPRA
- a CDS encoding adenylosuccinate synthetase yields the protein MSVTVVVGGQYGGEGKGKITSYLAVRDNADFVVRCGGPNSGHTVDYQGRRFVFRQLPVGVINPKTRLLIAPGAIVNPKVLLDEIEAWGLERGRLGIDYKTGVITETESLEEEGLALRERLGSTLSGMGRGVAKRVLRDPEFKRVEDTPELKEFVTDVSEELNDGVDQSKAIIIEGTQGFGLSLYHSPDYPYVTSRDTTASAFLSEVGLSPRTVTDIIMAIRTFPIRVGGNSGPLASEITWEELQQTSGYPEPIQEFTSVTKRLRRIGRFDLKLVQKARAVNRPTQIAVLGTDYFDYRNRSKVALEGLSADTKVFIEELETQLDTPVPLVGTGPANEELIDRRAIAKTTVVGCRNPRVSI
- a CDS encoding ribonuclease H-like domain-containing protein, with product MLTNSFIQVPGVGLKSEEEIWRKGVHSWEEFEANEAALDLSPGKIGKIKTWLAACSERLEKKDAAFFASLLPKSEFWRLYPEFKDRVAFVDIETTGLSPYYDEITLVGLFDGREYKAYIAGHNLDDFPKDFASYQLMITFNGSLFDVPFLRKRFPCIAWPAHIDLRFFLRRLGFAGGLKVVERDLGIRRPDEMAGLDGFDATVFWNRYVHGNIEGLRMLVDYNREDVRNLQTLMDIGYDLMQKRVLPAAEHARRPIQEIERPPKSRPTGVRRVGDTQVELRAGKKTYLMVIPRKKQRTIAPLLRKLGGAKEAPPVVGIDLTGSEKRASGWAVLQGNHAEARLINTDEELIAETVKAAPRIVSIDSPLSIPGGKRAGPGPEAKAIAELGIMRGCERTLRRRGIYVYPCLLPSMRGLTRRGIRLAEEFKQLGFEVIESYPGAAQDIIGIIRKKVDIQELKQGLLDFGIDGDFNNGKINHDELDAVTSALVAYFYLAGSYEGLGNEQEGYLIIPQAYR